A single region of the Nocardioides sp. W7 genome encodes:
- the ilvA gene encoding threonine ammonia-lyase has protein sequence MSVSLADIVAARELLEGVAITTPMEESRWLSARAGGRVALKCENLQRTGSFKARGAYVRIARLSAAERERGVVAASAGNHAQGVALAAQLLGIRATVFMPEGAPIPKERATRGYGAEVVFEGRYLEDSLVAARRYADETGAILIHPFDHPDIVAGQGTAGLEILEQVPDVQTVLVPTGGGGLLAGIAIAIKSLRPGVRVVGVQAAGAAAYPASLASGRPVALESMQTMADGIAVGLPGELTFAAVRDHVDEILTVSEEDLSRALLALVERAKMIVEPAGAAAVAAMLDDPGRFASPAVAVLSGGNVDPLLLGKVIRHGMAAAGRYLNLHVTVPDTPGGLAQLLGEVGAAGANVLEVVHERISPSLLLDEVQVHLQLETRGTPHAELLLERLRERGYRVE, from the coding sequence GTGAGCGTCTCGCTCGCCGACATCGTCGCCGCCCGCGAGCTGCTCGAGGGCGTCGCGATCACCACGCCGATGGAGGAGTCGCGCTGGCTGTCCGCCCGCGCCGGCGGCCGGGTGGCGCTGAAGTGCGAGAACCTCCAGCGCACCGGCTCGTTCAAGGCCCGGGGCGCCTACGTCCGGATCGCGCGGCTCTCGGCCGCGGAGCGCGAGCGCGGGGTGGTGGCGGCCTCGGCCGGGAACCACGCCCAGGGGGTGGCCCTCGCCGCCCAGCTGCTCGGCATCAGGGCCACGGTCTTCATGCCCGAGGGAGCGCCCATCCCCAAGGAGCGGGCGACCCGCGGGTACGGCGCCGAGGTGGTCTTCGAGGGCCGCTACCTGGAGGACTCGCTGGTCGCCGCCCGGCGGTACGCCGACGAGACCGGCGCGATCCTCATCCATCCCTTCGACCACCCCGACATCGTCGCGGGCCAGGGCACCGCCGGGCTCGAGATCCTCGAGCAGGTGCCCGACGTGCAGACCGTGCTGGTGCCCACGGGGGGAGGAGGCCTGCTCGCCGGGATCGCCATCGCGATCAAGTCCCTGCGCCCCGGGGTGCGCGTCGTGGGCGTCCAGGCGGCCGGTGCGGCGGCGTACCCCGCCTCGTTGGCCAGCGGTCGTCCGGTCGCCCTGGAGTCGATGCAGACGATGGCCGACGGGATCGCCGTCGGACTGCCCGGCGAGCTCACCTTCGCCGCCGTCCGCGACCACGTCGACGAGATCCTCACCGTCTCCGAGGAGGACCTCTCCCGCGCCCTGCTCGCGCTGGTGGAGCGGGCCAAGATGATCGTCGAGCCGGCCGGCGCGGCCGCCGTGGCGGCGATGCTGGACGACCCGGGACGGTTCGCGTCGCCGGCGGTCGCCGTGCTGTCGGGAGGCAACGTCGACCCGCTGCTGCTCGGCAAGGTGATCCGGCACGGCATGGCCGCCGCCGGTCGCTACCTCAACCTGCACGTCACCGTGCCCGACACCCCGGGCGGCCTGGCCCAGCTGCTGGGCGAGGTCGGCGCGGCCGGGGCCAACGTGCTCGAGGTCGTGCACGAGCGGATCTCGCCGTCGCTGCTCCTCGACGAGGTCCAGGTGCACCTGCAGCTGGAGACACGCGGAACCCCGCACGCGGAGCTGCTGTTGGAGCGGCTGCGCGAGCGGGGCTACCGGGTCGAGTAG
- a CDS encoding AarF/ABC1/UbiB kinase family protein gives MSDLPRKAVARTARLAALPLGYAGRSALGLGKRLGGQPAEAVMSEIQQRTAEQLFRTLGELKGGAMKFGQALSVLESALPEELAAPYREQLTRLQDSAPPMPTQTVREALARDLGPDWRKQLVWLDGGPTAAASIGQVHRGRWHDGREVAVKVQYPGAGDALRSDLRQLSRLARTIGPLVPGVEIRPLIEELQARATDELDYRLEAEAQDVFADAFTDDPEIVVPRVVAVGDTVLITEWLESPASLAQVIRDGTQAERDHYGELLVRFLFSGPSRTGMLHADPHPGNFRVLPGPDGEPGRLGVLDFGAVARLVDDGLPEAMGRLIRIAGLQDRDALIEGLRAEGFVKERISLDPDLVLDYLSPFVEPTLVERFRFSREWMQAQFQRINNPRDPSYAVAMRLNLPPQYLLIHRTWLGGIGVLCQLGAEAPFRAILTEMLPGFAD, from the coding sequence ATGAGCGACCTCCCCCGCAAGGCGGTGGCCCGGACCGCGCGTCTGGCCGCCCTGCCGCTGGGGTACGCCGGCCGCAGCGCGCTCGGGCTCGGCAAGCGGCTCGGCGGGCAGCCGGCGGAGGCGGTGATGAGCGAGATCCAGCAGCGCACCGCCGAGCAGCTGTTCCGCACCCTGGGCGAGCTCAAGGGCGGGGCGATGAAGTTCGGGCAGGCGCTGTCCGTGCTGGAGTCGGCGCTGCCCGAGGAGCTCGCCGCGCCGTACCGCGAGCAGCTGACGCGCCTGCAGGACTCCGCTCCCCCGATGCCGACGCAGACGGTGCGCGAGGCGCTCGCGCGCGACCTCGGGCCGGACTGGAGGAAGCAGCTGGTCTGGCTCGACGGCGGGCCCACCGCCGCCGCGTCGATCGGCCAGGTCCACCGGGGCCGCTGGCACGACGGCCGCGAGGTCGCGGTCAAGGTGCAGTACCCCGGCGCCGGGGACGCGCTCCGCTCCGACCTGCGCCAGCTCTCCCGGCTCGCACGCACCATCGGCCCGCTGGTGCCGGGCGTCGAGATCCGGCCGCTGATCGAGGAGCTGCAGGCCCGGGCCACCGACGAGCTCGACTACCGGCTCGAGGCCGAGGCCCAGGACGTCTTCGCCGACGCGTTCACCGACGACCCGGAGATCGTGGTGCCGCGGGTGGTCGCCGTCGGCGACACGGTGCTCATCACCGAGTGGCTCGAGAGTCCGGCGTCGCTGGCCCAGGTGATCCGCGACGGCACCCAGGCCGAGCGCGACCACTACGGCGAGCTGCTGGTGCGGTTCCTGTTCTCCGGCCCCTCCCGCACCGGCATGCTGCACGCCGACCCGCACCCCGGGAACTTCCGGGTGCTGCCCGGCCCGGACGGCGAGCCGGGCCGGCTCGGCGTCCTCGACTTCGGGGCCGTCGCCCGCCTGGTCGACGACGGGCTGCCGGAGGCCATGGGTCGGCTGATCCGGATCGCCGGGCTGCAGGACCGCGACGCGCTGATCGAGGGCCTGCGGGCGGAGGGTTTCGTCAAGGAGCGGATCAGCCTCGACCCCGACCTGGTCCTCGACTACCTCTCGCCGTTCGTGGAGCCGACGCTGGTCGAGCGGTTCCGCTTCTCGCGCGAGTGGATGCAGGCGCAGTTCCAGCGCATCAACAACCCGCGAGACCCGTCGTACGCCGTGGCGATGCGGCTCAACCTGCCCCCGCAGTACCTGCTCATCCACCGCACCTGGCTCGGCGGCATCGGGGTCCTGTGCCAGCTCGGCGCCGAGGCGCCGTTCCGGGCCATCCTGACCGAGATGCTGCCCGGATTCGCCGACTGA
- a CDS encoding AI-2E family transporter produces the protein MSDDGGVTSTTDEHRRRLRLSRTHGEGDEEGIAQRLAHQWAQLREERRIQEAPAPVTGGRSNFSRAQVPWGLDLAAAWAWRFLVIVVAGAVVAYAVSYLSVVFLPIAIALLITALAIPLVDLLHRTGLPRGLASLLTVIAGIATIVLLLTYVTQQVAAGANDLANSTVEGLDEVKRWLKTGPLNASDSQINDYIAQAQEAIQSRSGDGDVLGQVTEISATVGHVFAGFFIVLFSTYFFLADGNRIWSWVVRLAPRAARDRVDSSGRVAWISLTQFVRATVIVALVDAIGIAVGAWVLGVPFVLAIGVLVFLGAFIPMIGATIAGSVAVLVALVDQGPITALLMLGVIILVQQIEGHVLQPFLLGRWVSVHPLAVILAIAAGVIVGGIAGALVAVPMAAALNAVVQHLATYTEPGDDPVEELAEDYEETGATVDVPEPEPEGSR, from the coding sequence GTGAGCGACGACGGCGGGGTCACCAGCACGACCGACGAGCACCGGCGACGGCTCCGGCTCTCCCGAACGCACGGCGAGGGTGACGAGGAGGGCATCGCCCAGCGGCTGGCCCACCAGTGGGCCCAGCTCCGCGAGGAGCGGCGGATCCAGGAGGCACCGGCACCGGTCACCGGTGGCCGGTCGAACTTCAGTCGCGCCCAGGTCCCGTGGGGCCTCGACCTCGCCGCCGCCTGGGCCTGGCGGTTCCTGGTCATCGTCGTAGCCGGCGCGGTCGTCGCGTACGCCGTCTCCTACCTCTCGGTCGTGTTCCTGCCGATCGCGATCGCGCTGCTCATCACCGCACTGGCCATCCCGCTGGTCGACCTGCTGCACCGGACCGGGCTGCCGCGCGGGCTCGCGTCGCTGCTGACGGTGATCGCCGGCATCGCGACGATCGTGCTGCTGCTGACCTACGTCACCCAGCAGGTGGCCGCGGGCGCCAACGACCTCGCCAACTCGACGGTCGAGGGGCTCGACGAGGTCAAGCGCTGGCTCAAGACCGGCCCGCTGAACGCCAGCGACAGCCAGATCAACGACTACATCGCCCAGGCCCAGGAGGCCATCCAGAGCCGCTCCGGCGACGGCGACGTCCTGGGGCAGGTGACCGAGATCAGCGCGACGGTCGGCCACGTCTTCGCGGGCTTCTTCATCGTGCTGTTCTCGACGTACTTCTTCCTCGCCGACGGCAACCGGATCTGGTCCTGGGTCGTCCGGCTGGCGCCGCGCGCCGCGCGGGACCGGGTCGACAGCTCGGGCCGGGTCGCCTGGATCTCGCTGACCCAGTTCGTGCGTGCGACGGTCATCGTGGCCCTGGTCGACGCGATCGGCATCGCGGTCGGGGCGTGGGTCCTCGGCGTGCCGTTCGTGCTGGCCATCGGCGTCCTGGTCTTCCTCGGGGCGTTCATCCCGATGATCGGCGCCACGATCGCGGGCAGCGTCGCCGTCCTGGTCGCGCTCGTCGACCAGGGTCCGATCACCGCGCTGCTGATGCTCGGCGTGATCATCCTGGTCCAGCAGATCGAGGGCCACGTGCTGCAGCCCTTCCTGCTCGGCCGCTGGGTCTCGGTGCACCCGCTGGCCGTCATCCTCGCGATCGCGGCGGGCGTCATCGTCGGCGGCATCGCGGGCGCCCTGGTGGCGGTCCCGATGGCTGCCGCACTGAACGCCGTGGTCCAGCACCTGGCGACGTACACCGAGCCCGGCGACGATCCCGTCGAGGAGCTCGCCGAGGACTACGAGGAGACGGGCGCGACCGTCGACGTCCCCGAGCCCGAGCCCGAGGGGTCACGGTGA
- a CDS encoding PspC domain-containing protein: MNDIRSSLARQGLVRPRGEKILGGVCAGLGRRFGLTPWVARLLFVLLLMVVPGSQILIYPILWVLMPSEESLTTAGPVTWTGPETPR; the protein is encoded by the coding sequence ATGAACGACATCCGCTCCAGCCTCGCCCGCCAGGGACTCGTACGACCGCGCGGCGAGAAGATCCTCGGCGGCGTCTGCGCCGGCCTCGGACGGCGGTTCGGACTGACGCCGTGGGTCGCACGGCTGCTGTTCGTGCTGCTGCTGATGGTCGTGCCGGGCAGCCAGATCCTGATCTACCCGATCCTCTGGGTGCTGATGCCGTCCGAGGAGAGCCTGACGACGGCAGGGCCGGTCACCTGGACGGGGCCCGAGACGCCGCGCTGA
- a CDS encoding cystathionine gamma-synthase — MSEQQHRSKSGFETRAIHAGYEPDPTTGAVIPPIYATSTYKQDGVGGMRGGYEYSRSANPTRTALEGALAAVEEGERGFAFASGLAAEDTLIRALCKPGDHVVIPDDAYGGTYRLFDKVAKVWGLDHSPAPVSDVERVAAAIRPGETKLVWVETPTNPLLNIGDIEALAAVAHDAGALLVVDNTFASPYLQQPLTLGADVVVHSTTKYVGGHSDVVGGALVVKDLEVAERVAFHQNSMGAVPGPFDAFLTHRGLKTLAVRMDRHCDNAERVVAFLATHPAVSEVIYPGLASHPGHEVATRQMKRYGGMVSFRVTGGESQALAVCDRTEVFTLGESLGGVESLIEHPGRMTHASVAGTDLEVPADLIRLSVGIETAEDLLADLERALES, encoded by the coding sequence ATGAGCGAGCAGCAGCACCGCAGCAAGTCGGGCTTCGAGACCCGGGCCATCCACGCGGGCTACGAGCCCGACCCCACGACGGGGGCGGTGATCCCGCCGATCTACGCGACCTCGACGTACAAGCAGGACGGCGTGGGCGGGATGCGCGGCGGCTACGAGTACAGCCGGTCGGCCAACCCGACCCGCACCGCGCTGGAGGGTGCGCTGGCGGCGGTGGAGGAGGGCGAGCGCGGGTTCGCGTTCGCCTCCGGCCTGGCCGCCGAGGACACCCTGATCCGGGCGCTGTGCAAGCCGGGCGACCACGTGGTCATCCCCGACGACGCGTACGGCGGGACGTACCGCCTCTTCGACAAGGTCGCCAAGGTCTGGGGCCTCGACCACAGCCCCGCGCCGGTCAGCGACGTCGAGCGGGTCGCCGCCGCGATCCGGCCCGGTGAGACCAAGCTGGTCTGGGTCGAGACGCCCACCAACCCGCTGCTCAACATCGGCGACATCGAGGCGCTCGCCGCGGTCGCCCACGACGCCGGCGCGCTGCTGGTCGTCGACAACACCTTCGCCTCGCCGTACCTCCAGCAGCCGCTGACCCTGGGCGCCGACGTCGTCGTGCACTCCACGACCAAGTACGTCGGCGGCCACTCCGACGTCGTCGGCGGCGCGCTCGTGGTCAAGGACCTCGAGGTGGCCGAGCGGGTCGCCTTCCACCAGAACTCGATGGGCGCGGTGCCCGGCCCGTTCGACGCGTTCCTCACCCACCGCGGCCTGAAGACGCTCGCGGTCCGGATGGACCGGCACTGCGACAACGCCGAGCGGGTGGTGGCGTTCCTCGCCACGCACCCGGCCGTCAGCGAGGTCATCTACCCGGGCCTGGCGAGCCACCCCGGCCACGAGGTCGCCACCCGTCAGATGAAGAGGTACGGCGGCATGGTGTCCTTCCGCGTGACCGGCGGCGAGTCGCAGGCGCTGGCCGTGTGCGACCGCACCGAGGTGTTCACCCTCGGCGAGTCCCTCGGCGGTGTCGAGTCGCTGATCGAGCACCCGGGCCGGATGACCCACGCCTCCGTCGCCGGCACCGACCTCGAGGTGCCGGCCGACCTGATCCGGCTCAGCGTCGGCATCGAGACCGCCGAGGACCTGCTCGCCGACCTCGAACGCGCCCTGGAGAGTTAG
- a CDS encoding CopG family transcriptional regulator codes for MTLRTDEELDRVLTELAELEGLSRQEVVRRAVLEKYERDGRRARVDAVSNEMLERWGDVLDRLGKA; via the coding sequence ATGACCTTGCGCACCGACGAGGAGCTCGACCGCGTGCTCACGGAGCTCGCCGAGCTCGAAGGGCTCTCCCGGCAGGAGGTCGTCCGCCGTGCGGTGCTGGAGAAGTACGAGCGTGACGGTCGACGAGCCCGGGTCGATGCCGTCTCGAACGAGATGCTCGAGCGCTGGGGCGACGTGCTGGATCGCCTCGGGAAGGCATGA
- a CDS encoding ATP-binding protein: MTTPDHRGWRWVALGVALLASGCAATSVVLLLVHQMVPEPVTYWVADVVCAVLYGVVAVLMLPRTRHPAVWILMAVALGCGAASLATQYVRLEIAHPGVPDGDLLWAVSLPLWILGTYSTVAVLPWLVAPGRPRGLTRVLAAVGLTAVLAAAVAGATLVTVGPRSNPFAIGWQPWQDLLVTSWMWPDRACVAVGALGLVRLLVVWWRTRGTAERGYGWFAVGQLLLVVALVPVAFLKVQPSEVVLQLSGASLLAAQAFLPVALLIVVLGQRLWGIDVAVSRLAVWLSLTGTVVAVYVAAVWVTLRLLPVSDQAAGLLAALVLALVAHPARLGLQRRVDAMVYGADSDPASMLALLGERLRQGRAAEALPALVEGLRGGLRLGSVTAVSREHPEVYAEASGTRSPGADSVVLPLVVEGRHVGDLTVVAAAGERLDLRTVRVVRDLSDLVAVALELEQTNRRLRVASERLGEVRHEERRMLRRELHDGLGPVLAGVALGLAAARRRLREEPDVADQLLAELETEVVGRSDAVRQLSRSLLPAQLDDGDLVGALRVLTRRFQGTGIVVRTSTDRLGSVGTKRQIAVYHVAAEALLNAVRHSGAETVTVSVTGGDGDPVRLEVVDDGDGIAVHAVRGVGLQSMRERADELAGTLEVTSGPDGCGTRVALLLP; the protein is encoded by the coding sequence ATGACGACTCCGGACCACCGCGGCTGGCGCTGGGTCGCGCTCGGCGTCGCCCTGCTCGCCTCGGGGTGCGCGGCCACCTCGGTGGTGCTGCTCCTGGTGCACCAGATGGTGCCGGAGCCGGTGACCTACTGGGTCGCGGACGTCGTGTGCGCGGTGCTGTACGGCGTGGTCGCGGTGCTGATGCTGCCCCGCACCCGCCACCCGGCCGTCTGGATCCTGATGGCGGTCGCGCTCGGGTGCGGGGCCGCCAGCCTCGCCACCCAGTACGTCCGCCTGGAGATCGCCCACCCGGGCGTGCCCGACGGCGACCTGCTGTGGGCCGTGAGCCTGCCGCTGTGGATCCTCGGCACCTACTCGACGGTGGCGGTGCTGCCCTGGCTGGTCGCACCGGGCCGCCCGCGGGGCCTGACCCGGGTGCTGGCGGCCGTGGGCCTGACGGCGGTGCTGGCCGCTGCCGTCGCGGGCGCGACCCTCGTGACGGTGGGGCCGCGGTCCAACCCGTTCGCGATCGGGTGGCAGCCCTGGCAGGACCTCCTGGTGACGTCCTGGATGTGGCCGGACCGGGCCTGCGTGGCGGTGGGAGCGTTGGGGCTGGTCCGGCTGCTGGTGGTCTGGTGGCGCACCCGGGGCACGGCCGAGCGCGGGTACGGCTGGTTCGCCGTCGGCCAGCTGCTGCTCGTGGTGGCGCTGGTGCCGGTCGCGTTCTTGAAGGTGCAGCCGAGCGAGGTCGTCCTGCAGCTCTCCGGCGCGAGCCTGCTGGCGGCGCAGGCGTTCCTGCCGGTGGCCCTGCTGATCGTCGTCCTGGGCCAACGGCTGTGGGGGATCGACGTCGCGGTGAGCCGGCTCGCCGTCTGGCTCTCGCTCACCGGCACCGTGGTCGCGGTCTACGTCGCGGCCGTCTGGGTCACCCTGCGGCTGCTGCCGGTCAGCGACCAGGCCGCGGGTCTGCTCGCGGCCCTGGTCCTCGCGCTGGTCGCGCACCCGGCCCGCCTCGGGCTGCAGCGACGCGTCGACGCCATGGTGTACGGCGCCGACAGTGACCCCGCCTCGATGCTGGCCCTGCTCGGCGAGCGGCTGCGCCAGGGCCGGGCGGCCGAGGCGCTCCCGGCGCTCGTCGAGGGGCTGCGCGGCGGGCTGCGCCTGGGCTCGGTCACGGCCGTCTCCCGCGAGCACCCGGAGGTGTACGCCGAGGCGTCCGGGACCCGATCGCCGGGCGCGGACTCCGTCGTACTCCCGCTCGTGGTGGAGGGCCGCCACGTCGGCGACCTCACCGTCGTCGCCGCCGCGGGCGAGCGGCTGGACCTGCGCACGGTGCGGGTCGTGCGCGACCTCAGCGACCTGGTCGCGGTCGCGCTGGAGCTGGAGCAGACCAACCGCCGGCTCCGGGTCGCCTCGGAGCGGCTCGGCGAGGTCCGGCACGAGGAGCGGCGGATGCTGCGCCGCGAGCTGCACGACGGCCTCGGCCCGGTGCTCGCCGGGGTGGCGCTCGGGCTCGCCGCGGCCCGCCGCCGGCTGCGGGAGGAGCCGGACGTCGCCGACCAGCTGCTGGCCGAGCTCGAGACCGAGGTCGTCGGCCGCTCCGACGCCGTCCGCCAGCTCTCCCGGTCGCTGCTGCCGGCCCAGCTCGACGACGGTGACCTGGTCGGCGCCCTGCGCGTGCTCACCCGCCGCTTCCAGGGCACCGGGATCGTCGTCCGCACCAGCACCGACCGGCTGGGGTCGGTCGGGACCAAGCGGCAGATCGCGGTCTACCACGTGGCGGCGGAGGCGCTGCTGAACGCCGTACGACACAGCGGCGCGGAGACGGTCACGGTCAGCGTGACCGGTGGGGACGGCGACCCGGTCCGGCTGGAGGTCGTGGACGACGGGGACGGCATCGCGGTCCACGCGGTCCGTGGCGTCGGCCTGCAGTCGATGCGCGAGCGTGCCGACGAGCTCGCCGGCACCCTCGAGGTCACCTCGGGGCCGGACGGCTGCGGCACCCGGGTCGCCCTCCTCCTGCCCTGA
- a CDS encoding type II toxin-antitoxin system death-on-curing family toxin: protein MSEIEYLDLEALLVLTRKLGAGPVRDAGLLDSAAARPRSSVFGEDAYPTLALKAAALLHSICRNHALVDGNKRLGWFATVSFLALNGYDVTMNDDAAFELVMKVADGTLEVEGIARALGESLRERE from the coding sequence ATGAGCGAGATCGAGTATCTCGATCTCGAGGCGCTGCTGGTCCTCACCAGGAAGCTCGGAGCCGGACCCGTTCGCGACGCCGGACTGCTGGATTCCGCGGCCGCTCGTCCGCGGTCCAGCGTGTTCGGCGAGGACGCCTATCCGACGCTGGCGCTCAAGGCGGCCGCACTGTTGCACTCCATCTGTCGCAACCACGCACTCGTCGACGGCAACAAGCGGCTCGGGTGGTTCGCCACGGTGTCGTTCTTGGCGCTGAACGGCTACGACGTCACCATGAACGACGACGCTGCCTTCGAGCTGGTCATGAAGGTCGCCGACGGGACCCTCGAGGTCGAGGGCATCGCCCGGGCACTGGGGGAGTCGCTGCGCGAGCGTGAGTAG
- a CDS encoding VOC family protein, translating into MTRTVQITFDAHDPRALSTFWRDVLGYVHPAPPGVELPAGADPLAAWDDFLARVGVPESQRNTRSAIEDPDGAGPRLFFQQVPEGKTAKNRVHLDVRAAPGLEGEARMAALEAEAERLVDLGASRVRRFEPEPPLSAGHLVLTDPEGNEFCLD; encoded by the coding sequence ATGACCCGAACCGTTCAGATCACCTTCGACGCCCACGACCCCCGCGCCCTGTCGACGTTCTGGCGCGACGTGCTCGGCTACGTCCACCCCGCACCGCCCGGCGTCGAGCTGCCGGCCGGCGCCGACCCGCTGGCTGCCTGGGACGACTTCCTCGCGAGGGTCGGGGTCCCGGAGTCCCAGCGCAACACCCGGTCGGCGATCGAGGACCCCGACGGGGCCGGGCCGAGGCTGTTCTTCCAGCAGGTGCCGGAGGGGAAGACCGCGAAGAACCGGGTCCACCTCGACGTCCGGGCGGCTCCCGGGCTGGAGGGCGAGGCGCGGATGGCCGCGCTGGAGGCGGAGGCCGAGAGGCTGGTCGACCTGGGGGCGAGCCGTGTCAGGCGTTTCGAGCCCGAACCGCCGCTGTCGGCGGGACACCTGGTGCTGACCGACCCCGAGGGCAACGAGTTCTGCCTGGACTGA
- the greA gene encoding transcription elongation factor GreA — protein MTQSTEQGTIWLTQDAFDKLTQELADLKGPVRQEVIARISAARDEGDLKENGGYHAAREEQGKVEGRIRQLEDMLRRAEVGETPPNDGVVEPGMVVTYKFVGDDDDEAETFLLGAREIEPEGLTVYSPQSPLGSAINGHNKGETVSYEAPNGKELKVVILDAVPFEG, from the coding sequence ATGACCCAGTCGACCGAGCAGGGCACCATCTGGCTGACCCAGGACGCCTTCGACAAGCTCACGCAGGAGCTCGCCGACCTCAAGGGTCCCGTGCGCCAAGAGGTCATCGCCCGGATCAGCGCCGCCCGCGACGAGGGCGACCTGAAGGAGAACGGCGGCTACCACGCGGCCCGCGAGGAGCAGGGCAAGGTCGAGGGCCGGATCCGGCAGCTGGAGGACATGCTGCGCCGCGCCGAGGTCGGCGAGACCCCGCCCAACGACGGCGTCGTCGAGCCCGGCATGGTCGTGACCTACAAGTTCGTCGGCGATGACGACGACGAGGCCGAGACGTTCCTCCTCGGCGCCCGGGAGATCGAGCCCGAGGGGCTGACGGTCTACTCGCCGCAGTCGCCGCTCGGCTCGGCCATCAACGGCCACAACAAGGGCGAGACGGTCTCCTACGAGGCTCCGAACGGCAAGGAGCTCAAGGTCGTCATCCTCGACGCGGTCCCCTTCGAGGGTTGA
- a CDS encoding DUF4307 domain-containing protein codes for MTSQDSPATLAERYGAPSPWRRRATWVACALLGVVALGWLAWTIVGQTSKPVDSDLVSFDLVDEHTTTALVDVRVRDDATGVACLLRAFAEDHNVVGELSFTPAADDPDRTEQTIRTERLATSVEFVGCTADGQERPS; via the coding sequence GTGACCTCGCAGGACTCCCCGGCAACGCTGGCCGAGCGGTACGGCGCCCCTTCGCCCTGGCGGCGGCGCGCCACCTGGGTCGCCTGCGCGCTGCTCGGCGTGGTCGCGCTGGGCTGGCTTGCGTGGACCATCGTCGGCCAGACCTCGAAGCCCGTCGACTCCGACCTGGTCTCCTTCGACCTCGTCGACGAGCACACGACGACGGCGCTGGTCGACGTGCGGGTCCGCGACGACGCGACCGGAGTCGCCTGCCTGCTGCGCGCCTTCGCCGAGGACCACAACGTCGTCGGCGAGCTGTCCTTCACCCCGGCGGCCGACGACCCGGACCGGACCGAGCAGACCATCCGCACCGAGCGGCTGGCCACCTCGGTCGAGTTCGTCGGCTGCACCGCGGACGGCCAGGAACGACCCAGCTAG
- the msrA gene encoding peptide-methionine (S)-S-oxide reductase MsrA, translated as MFLNRKSELIAPEQALPGRSERNFPLSDKHVVLGTPVVTDLDSGIVPDGYEVAFLGLGCFWGAEEIFWQKDGVWSTSVGYAGGTTPHPSYDEVCSGRTNHTEAVRIVFDPARVSYADLLKTFFEVHDPTQGMRQGNDVGTQYRSAIYYTTPEQEQTARELTKVYGDELKRRRLGDITTEIRPAAETPYYYAEEQHQQYLAKNPFGYRCHANTGVRFPATA; from the coding sequence GTGTTCCTCAACCGCAAGTCCGAGCTCATCGCTCCCGAGCAGGCGCTGCCCGGCCGCAGCGAGCGCAACTTCCCCCTCAGCGACAAGCACGTCGTGCTGGGCACCCCGGTCGTGACCGACCTCGACTCCGGGATCGTGCCGGACGGCTACGAGGTCGCCTTCCTCGGCCTCGGCTGCTTCTGGGGCGCCGAGGAGATCTTCTGGCAGAAGGACGGCGTCTGGTCGACCTCCGTCGGGTACGCCGGCGGCACCACCCCGCACCCGTCGTACGACGAGGTCTGCAGCGGGCGCACCAACCACACCGAGGCCGTGCGGATCGTCTTCGACCCGGCCCGGGTGTCGTACGCCGACCTGCTCAAGACCTTCTTCGAGGTGCACGACCCGACCCAGGGCATGCGCCAGGGCAACGACGTCGGCACCCAGTACCGCTCCGCGATCTACTACACGACCCCCGAGCAGGAGCAGACCGCCCGCGAGCTGACCAAGGTGTACGGCGACGAGCTCAAGCGGCGCCGGCTCGGCGACATCACCACCGAGATCCGGCCCGCGGCCGAGACGCCGTACTACTACGCCGAGGAGCAGCACCAGCAGTACCTCGCGAAGAACCCGTTCGGCTACCGGTGCCACGCGAACACCGGAGTGCGGTTCCCCGCGACGGCCTGA